The genomic window TAAAACCATGATGATTTATCCAGGTCAGTACTGTTCATTTCCAGCCAAATTTATCCATTTTTTTAGCTAAGTACATGACAAAAATTTACAACACGCTATAAATTTATCTATATCGTCAGAAAACAGCACATTTGCGAGAAATGTCAGGCCATACTTGAATATACTTTTATTTCTGAAACCGGCAACTGGACAGCAACTAACGATTTGCTATACTTTCGCGGCACTTACGGCTACTACTGGAATAATACGCAGAACAATTCTTCCGGTTGCATAAGCCTGTCCTTCAGCAGTAGCATCAGCGCCATGGGCAGCCAACCTAAGGATTCCGGCATGTCGCTCCGTTGCCATAAGGATTGAGAATTTGATTAAAAATGTCTGAACCACAAAAAATACGCTAACTTTGCAAAAAAAGGATTATGAAAAACATTGAGATGACGGCTGTTTTCGAACCCTGCGATGAGGGGGGGTTTATTGCATACGTGCAGGAGATATCCGGGATAAACACGCAAGGGGAAACCCTTGAGGAAGCAAAGGAGAACCTTGCAGACGCCGTGAATCTGGTTTTTGAAGAGATAAGAGCTACAAGCAGGAAGGGCAGGGCTGATAAGATGATAACCCAAACCATGTCGTCCAGCTTCTGATGAAGAGAAACAAGCTGGTCAAAGACCCCGGCATTCCAGATATTTTAAAACCATAACAACTCTATGAACTTTATAAACTTTCTAACTCTTTTCCCTAAGTACATGACAAAAATTTACAACACGCTATAAACTTATCTATATCGTTAGAAAACAGTAAAAAAAATCCCTGGTTTATAAGCCCAAACAAAAGCAATCAGCGCCAGGGAAAAGAGCTTATTAATACGGTCCAAATCGGTCAAATGCGTGTCCTCAATTAGGAACTGCAACAAGTCAACCCTTACTAACTGTTGCGCCGGACTACGCACTGGCATCTTTAACTTTGCTGCCAGTAATGCAGTTTCGTGGACATCAGCCAAAACCCTTACAATAACAGGATGGGCTGGTAGTTGGAATGGTACTACCGGTACGGCGGGGAAAATATTTATTGGTATTACCTCATCAGGATATTGTAGCGTGGATCGTTGCCAACCATGGCTGGCATCTGCTGACTTCTCCCGTAAGTAGCCAGGCAATTCAACCAAATTTTGTTCCTGATCCGCCCACAGCAAATGAGGACTTTTATTCCTGGGATGAATTAAATGGTTTATGGCTCAATTCAAAACTGGGTAACGGGACATGGAATTCTGGATTTGATGATAATTTCATCGTAGGGAAAGGTTATTTGTGTGCTTACATCACAACAGCTACCAAAAACTTTACCGGCACGCTCAATAATGCCAGTACATCCACCATTAGCCTTTCCCGAACCGAAGCTACTAATTACTCCGGCTGGAACCTACTCGGCAATCCTTTCCCCAGCGCCATCCAATGGAATACCGCCCAGGAAAGCATCATCCGTTTTAATGAAAACGCCACCGAAGGTTTCGACAACGATTATGATGCCCATTTTCTTGCCGGATATGCTCCCCAATTTTATTCGTTATCAGGTGAAGAACAACTCTCAACCAATACTATGCCCTATATGTTAAGCAACAACACTATAGCAATGGGGTTTGTAAAGAATGACAATACCAACTTCAGCATTGAAGCCAAAGGGCTGGAAACCTTTGCCACCGGAACAGAAATTTGGTTGCAGGATTTGAAAACCGGTGCACAGCAAAAACTGAACGATAACCCGGTGTATTCCTTGGAATTGGCCTGATCCTTATTGCGGCTGTCATTCGTTTCAGAAGACTCATATAAATTTAGCCGATGGGTTAACCCATCGGCTTTTACAAAAGAGGGTGTTCCAGCAATGGGCGCCTTTTTTTATTTACCGTCAAATTAGTCCCATTCATCGATTTAATTTTTTTACGTGGCTAACTGTTCTTTACTTTGCGGAAAATTTCAAGTAATGAAAAAGATTGCATTTCTATATTTTCTTTCGACTGTTATTTTCAGCCTACAGGCTCAGCCATATTCATCCGCTTCTGCTGAAACCATCATTGTTTCAGGAACTATTAAGGGTAAAGTCATTGAAGCCACGAGCAATACCCCGGTGGAATATGCCACTGTTACTTTATATAGCGCCGAAGACTCGACTTTGATAGACGGCGTAATCACCAATACTGCCGGATTATTCGAATTTAAATCGGTCGCCGTGGGTGAATATAACATCATCGTAAGGTTTATGGGCTTCCGGAAGGTCTTTATCGCAGGGATCAATATCAGCGATAAGAACATGGTTTCTGATGTCGGAATTGTGAGCTTACGGGCTGATGTGACCAACCTCAATGAAGTGGAGGTCGTCGGGCAGGCTCCGCTGGTTGAATATAAAATAGACCGGAAAGTGGTGAATGTGGATCAGCAACTCCAGGCCCAGGGCGGAACGGCGGTGGATGTCCTGGAGAGGATCCCATCAATTAAAACAGACCTGGATGGAAATGTTGAACTGCGCGGAAGCTCATCCTTTACAGTCCTGATCGATGGCAAGCCAAGTATCCTGACAGGCAGCGACGCCCTGAACCAGATCCCGGCCTCCACCATCGAAAAGATCGAGATTATCACCAATCCTTCGGCAAAATATGATCCCGATGGCACGGCAGGGATTATCAACATCATTACTAAAAAGAAAAGCCTGAAAGGGTTATCAGGGATTGTTAACCTGAGTGCAGGAACCAGTCCGGATTACTCAGGCAGTGTGATGCTGAATTACCGGACCAAGAAGACCAGCCTGTCTCTGGGGGTAGATTTTGGTAACCGGAATATGACAGGACACCGGAACGGCTACCGGGAATCCTATCTCAGCGATACTTCCTATCTTAAAACCACAAACGAAAATAAAATGACCCGGCAGAGCATCAGTGTTAAAGCCGGGATTGATTACAGCCTGAGTGAAAAAAACACCCTGACTGCTGAGGGAAGTTACCGTTTCTTTGATATGTCGCGGGGTGGGAAAACCAAAAATGAAGAATGGAGTTCATTGGATGTTAACCGGCTGAATTACCTGACCGATGACCTGGAAAAGTCGAATCATCCCACTTACCAGTTCACCTTGCGGGATGTTCAAAAATTTAATAAGGAAGGAAGTGAGTTGAACATGTCGCTTACTTATGACCAGGGAGATGATGAAGGTGAAGAAAATACCAAACAATTTCTGACTGATGAAGCCTGGCAGGATACCCTGGAAATTATTAATGATTATAAGACAAATACGACTGAATTTGAACAGGAATGGGAAGGGGATTTTGATTTTCAGAGTTCCTTTAATGACAAGAGCAAGCTTGAAGCCGGTTTCCAACTCAGGATAGACCTCAATGATATGGATTACAGGTATTTCAATCATGATTCCGCCTCCGGTTCCTGGATTGAGGATACGAAACAGAGTAACCGGTATGAATTTTTTAACAATGTCTACGCCCTATATGCCACGTACGCAAGGGAATTTAAATCCCTCGGCCTGAAAGCAGGATTGCGTGCCGAGTACACCGACCGCAACCTCCACCAGGTCACTGACCAGGCTGATTACCCCTATGAGAAATTCGACTTTTATCCAAGCCTGTACCTGACTTATTATCTTCCTTACAATCAGCAGGTACAGCTATCTTACAGCAAGAGGGTAAACAGGCCTCACGGGGATATGCTGAATCCGTATGTTAATTTTTCGGATGCCTTTAACAGTTTTTCAGGTAACCCGGAGTTGCAACCGGAATTTTCTCATGCAATGGAATTAAACTACCAGAAATACTTCGGATACTCCTTTTTAACCATTGAAACATATTACCGCCTGACTAACAACAAAATGACCCGTGTTCAGGAACTTAATGACCAGGGGGTGATGAATATGACGATGAAAAATATTGACAACGACCGCTCACTGGGTGTTGAAATGTCAGGAAATATCCAGGTAAACAGTTGGTTTACTATCAACCCTGTGGCTTCCATATATGATTATAAGTTGAATCAAACGTCAGACAGCACCGATGGTTCAAAAAGAAGCACGAACTGGAATGCCAGTGTGGAATTTGCAGCCAACCTGAAGACCGGCACACGCATGAGGCTGAACGGGAATTATGGCAGCCCGACGGTGACTGTAGATGGAACCCGGAAAGGAATATTCTACATGG from Bacteroidales bacterium includes these protein-coding regions:
- a CDS encoding type II toxin-antitoxin system HicB family antitoxin — encoded protein: MKNIEMTAVFEPCDEGGFIAYVQEISGINTQGETLEEAKENLADAVNLVFEEIRATSRKGRADKMITQTMSSSF
- a CDS encoding TonB-dependent receptor, with protein sequence MKKIAFLYFLSTVIFSLQAQPYSSASAETIIVSGTIKGKVIEATSNTPVEYATVTLYSAEDSTLIDGVITNTAGLFEFKSVAVGEYNIIVRFMGFRKVFIAGINISDKNMVSDVGIVSLRADVTNLNEVEVVGQAPLVEYKIDRKVVNVDQQLQAQGGTAVDVLERIPSIKTDLDGNVELRGSSSFTVLIDGKPSILTGSDALNQIPASTIEKIEIITNPSAKYDPDGTAGIINIITKKKSLKGLSGIVNLSAGTSPDYSGSVMLNYRTKKTSLSLGVDFGNRNMTGHRNGYRESYLSDTSYLKTTNENKMTRQSISVKAGIDYSLSEKNTLTAEGSYRFFDMSRGGKTKNEEWSSLDVNRLNYLTDDLEKSNHPTYQFTLRDVQKFNKEGSELNMSLTYDQGDDEGEENTKQFLTDEAWQDTLEIINDYKTNTTEFEQEWEGDFDFQSSFNDKSKLEAGFQLRIDLNDMDYRYFNHDSASGSWIEDTKQSNRYEFFNNVYALYATYAREFKSLGLKAGLRAEYTDRNLHQVTDQADYPYEKFDFYPSLYLTYYLPYNQQVQLSYSKRVNRPHGDMLNPYVNFSDAFNSFSGNPELQPEFSHAMELNYQKYFGYSFLTIETYYRLTNNKMTRVQELNDQGVMNMTMKNIDNDRSLGVEMSGNIQVNSWFTINPVASIYDYKLNQTSDSTDGSKRSTNWNASVEFAANLKTGTRMRLNGNYGSPTVTVDGTRKGIFYMGFSARQDFLSNKLSITLNIRDVLDSRRMKSTSEGDNYYSTNENWRKAPLFSISLSYKWNNYSRKRNGADSFDGDYDVINMNSF